In Nicotiana tabacum cultivar K326 chromosome 17, ASM71507v2, whole genome shotgun sequence, one DNA window encodes the following:
- the LOC107783875 gene encoding uncharacterized protein LOC107783875, translated as MSVYEELGMFLMICAHGVGNRWVQEISQHSRETIHRHFHSVLKAIGKLARDIIQPHPSYNDGAGDHKSCNQRYLPFLKDCIGALDGTHVKARLSQGVAHDNRIFGEALRRPELNFSHPFEDKYYLVDAGYSHIKGYMAPYKGDNKHIRASIWGMKGNVVYFARYVFFIYHIGTQRDIVLATMAIHNYIRKKCKVDNAFQEAENERYVPRVDHDVGKSTRVNVANEENVENQGDNNIWMEIRDLISQDIYDS; from the exons ATGTCTGTCTATGAGGAGTTAGGTATGTTCTTGATGATTTGTGCACATGGTGTCGGAAATCGATGGGTACAAGAGATTTCTCAACATTCAAGAGAAACAATTCATAGACATTTTCATAGTGTTCTAAAGGCCATTGGTAAGCTTGCAAGAGACATAATTCAACCACATCCAAGTTATAATGATGGTGCAGGAGATCACAAGTCATGTAATCAACGATATCTTCCTTTTTTAAAA GATTGTATTGGAGCACTTGATGGCACACATGTGAAAGCAAGATTGTCTCAAG GAGTAGCTCATGATAACCGTATATTTGGTGAGGCACTTCGTAGACCCGAACTGAATTTTTCACATCCATTcgaggataaatattatcttgtTGATGCAGGATATTCACACATAAAGGGATATATGGCTCCATATAAAGGGGATAAT AAACATATTAGAGCGAGCATTTGGGGTATGAAAGGTAATGTGGTCTATTTTGCGagatatgttttttttatttatcataTTGGCACTCAAAGAGATATCGTATTGGCTACAATGGCGATTCACAATTACATTAGAAAGAAATGTAAGGTGGACAATGCATTCCAAGAAGCTGAGAATGAAAGATATGTGCCACGTGTTGATCATGATGTTGGAAAATCCACAAGAGTCAACGTTGCAAATGAAGAAAATGTAGAAAATCAAGGAGATAATAATATTTGGATGGAAATTCGTGATCTGATTTCTCAAGATATTTATGATAGTTGA